Proteins encoded by one window of Bacillus sp. DTU_2020_1000418_1_SI_GHA_SEK_038:
- a CDS encoding class I adenylate-forming enzyme family protein: MDLGTLFEFTVKRFPDKIAITQDNIRLSYKEMNKQINRLAYSLQKKGIEKGDRVVIILKNRLEMVTFYWAIQKIGAIFTPINFRLSTEEVAYCVNNADAKAIIYEPSSQDAALDGEYTNKPLLIGVLGATGSDVTYEELLDHEQENFHRPTIQFDDTCLMLYTSGTTGKPKGVPRSHKNEYGAAIAHIIQNQYVLHESTLGVMPLYHTMGMRSLLSMAFLNGKLVMIPDNETIKMLTTMEEEAISCVYLVPTIIHDLLNHKDFSKFNLQKLRKIGYAGASMTTELTKACYQKLKPDVFVNHYGSTEVYTFSICDYLDKKPGCAGKPGLHQELRVVTPDPEGYSTPDDLVPQGTPGEIIVNIDSIEAFKGYWKRPDANKKAIRNGWYFTGDMGVLDEDGDLYVVGRVDDMIISGGENIHPLEVEDVLASHPEVLEVAVVGVPDDRYGEKVVAFVVDRNGKLSVEELDQYCKVSESLANFKRPREYYFVPEIPKSPVGKILRRKLKENYKTYSIKEESVS, from the coding sequence GTGGATCTTGGAACATTGTTTGAATTTACGGTTAAGCGGTTCCCGGATAAAATCGCTATCACCCAGGATAATATCCGCCTATCCTATAAGGAAATGAACAAGCAGATTAATCGGCTTGCCTACTCACTGCAAAAGAAAGGAATTGAAAAAGGGGACCGAGTAGTCATCATTTTAAAAAACCGCTTAGAGATGGTCACATTCTATTGGGCTATTCAAAAAATTGGCGCGATCTTTACCCCGATAAATTTTCGGCTATCAACGGAGGAAGTCGCTTATTGTGTAAACAATGCAGATGCAAAAGCCATCATATATGAACCAAGCAGTCAGGATGCTGCGCTTGATGGAGAGTATACTAATAAGCCGTTGTTAATCGGTGTACTAGGTGCAACTGGATCCGATGTAACATACGAAGAACTTCTAGACCACGAACAAGAAAATTTTCATCGACCAACCATTCAATTTGATGATACTTGCTTAATGCTATATACATCCGGAACGACAGGAAAGCCGAAAGGGGTTCCTAGAAGCCATAAGAATGAATATGGAGCAGCCATTGCCCACATTATCCAAAATCAATATGTCCTTCATGAGAGCACATTAGGTGTGATGCCTCTTTACCATACTATGGGCATGCGTTCTCTACTCTCAATGGCATTCTTAAATGGGAAATTAGTCATGATTCCTGATAATGAAACGATCAAAATGTTAACAACTATGGAAGAGGAAGCAATAAGCTGTGTATACTTAGTACCTACGATTATTCATGATCTTTTAAATCATAAGGATTTTTCGAAATTCAATTTACAGAAACTTCGGAAAATAGGGTATGCCGGTGCATCGATGACGACCGAATTAACAAAAGCTTGTTATCAAAAACTAAAGCCGGATGTGTTTGTGAATCATTATGGCAGTACAGAGGTATATACGTTCTCGATTTGTGATTACCTGGATAAAAAGCCAGGGTGCGCAGGTAAACCAGGGCTTCACCAAGAGTTAAGAGTTGTAACTCCTGACCCTGAAGGCTACTCTACACCTGATGATCTAGTCCCACAAGGTACGCCTGGTGAAATTATTGTTAATATTGATTCCATTGAAGCATTTAAAGGGTACTGGAAGCGTCCGGATGCCAATAAAAAAGCAATTAGAAATGGCTGGTATTTCACAGGAGACATGGGAGTACTGGACGAAGACGGAGATTTGTATGTTGTAGGACGAGTTGATGACATGATTATTTCTGGCGGTGAAAATATCCATCCGCTGGAGGTAGAGGATGTTCTTGCTTCCCATCCGGAAGTTCTTGAAGTTGCAGTTGTAGGTGTACCTGACGATCGCTATGGTGAAAAGGTTGTCGCTTTTGTCGTAGATCGAAATGGCAAATTGTCAGTTGAGGAATTGGATCAATACTGTAAGGTTTCTGAAAGTCTAGCAAACTTTAAACGGCCTAGGGA
- a CDS encoding carbon monoxide dehydrogenase subunit G, with protein sequence MNGDGAIQLDGNLETVFTSLLDPVVLQNCIMGCNQLNKQGENVYVADLSVGVAAVKGKYDATIRLTDLNPPNSYKLIVNGQGAPGFVEAEAEIQLIRIDDEQTELRYTYEAAVGGKVAAIGQRMLGGVAKLIIKDFFKKIKKELEAVHLAD encoded by the coding sequence ATGAATGGAGATGGAGCAATTCAACTAGATGGAAATCTTGAAACGGTTTTTACTAGTTTATTAGATCCTGTCGTTTTACAAAACTGCATTATGGGTTGTAATCAATTAAATAAGCAGGGGGAAAACGTCTATGTAGCTGACCTATCGGTTGGCGTTGCAGCAGTAAAAGGGAAATACGATGCAACCATACGCCTAACTGACCTCAATCCGCCGAACTCTTATAAGTTGATTGTCAATGGTCAAGGGGCACCAGGCTTTGTAGAGGCAGAAGCAGAAATTCAGTTAATTCGGATTGATGATGAACAAACGGAGCTTCGCTACACATACGAAGCAGCCGTCGGCGGTAAAGTTGCTGCAATTGGTCAGCGTATGTTAGGTGGAGTAGCTAAATTGATTATTAAAGATTTCTTTAAAAAGATAAAAAAGGAGCTAGAAGCAGTTCATTTGGCTGACTAA
- a CDS encoding (2Fe-2S)-binding protein translates to MTNFSVQDKVKISLSVNGKEMGGEAEPRKLLSDFIREDLGLTGTHVGCEHGVCGSCTVLYNGKAVRSCLMFAVQANGSDIQTIEGLAKDGEQHRLQQAFTECHGLQCGFCTPGILMSSVELLNNNEEPNLQEIKEMLSGHLCRCTGYTGIINAIQKACCSNECKEGEN, encoded by the coding sequence ATGACGAATTTCTCTGTGCAGGATAAAGTGAAAATTTCATTATCTGTTAATGGGAAGGAAATGGGTGGAGAGGCAGAGCCTAGAAAGCTGCTTAGTGATTTTATAAGAGAAGACCTTGGTTTAACAGGAACACATGTAGGTTGTGAACACGGAGTGTGTGGTTCTTGTACGGTTCTTTACAACGGCAAAGCTGTGCGAAGCTGTCTAATGTTTGCTGTACAAGCGAATGGTTCTGACATTCAAACCATCGAAGGATTAGCAAAAGACGGAGAGCAGCATCGATTACAACAAGCATTTACAGAATGTCATGGTCTGCAGTGCGGTTTTTGCACACCAGGGATTTTAATGTCATCTGTAGAGCTTTTGAATAACAACGAAGAACCTAACCTGCAGGAAATTAAAGAAATGCTTTCTGGACATCTTTGCCGGTGTACGGGTTATACAGGTATTATTAATGCCATCCAAAAGGCATGTTGTTCTAATGAATGTAAAGAAGGTGAAAATTAG
- a CDS encoding AraC family transcriptional regulator, with protein sequence MPNLLIVDDEWESRYSLREFIQTSEYNYFTVHEADTYEKGILMLKQLKPSILIVEISLPDQNGLEFGEKAKQLEPGISVIILSQLKIFENVQKAINLGFSAYLLKPVLRSELKQIFERISIQSLSTEANYFIHKNEAPSNPDLANPIESSIQFIQQHFKEPITLNTVADSVYLSPSHFSRLFKEEMGVTFVEYLTAFRVEQSKSLLKMTSLPIEVIAHQMGFTSAGYFATIFRKSEGFTPSKYRSLFEKG encoded by the coding sequence TTGCCAAATTTATTAATTGTAGATGATGAATGGGAAAGCCGTTATTCCCTTCGAGAGTTTATTCAAACTAGCGAATATAATTATTTTACTGTACATGAAGCAGACACATATGAAAAAGGGATACTCATGTTAAAACAGCTAAAACCATCCATCCTTATAGTAGAAATTTCATTGCCCGATCAAAATGGTTTGGAGTTTGGAGAGAAAGCAAAACAATTGGAACCAGGAATATCCGTCATTATTCTGTCTCAGTTAAAAATATTTGAAAATGTGCAAAAAGCCATAAATCTTGGATTTTCTGCTTATTTATTAAAACCGGTGTTAAGAAGTGAGTTGAAGCAGATATTCGAGAGAATTAGTATTCAAAGTCTTTCTACAGAAGCTAATTATTTTATTCACAAAAACGAAGCACCTTCTAATCCTGATCTTGCAAATCCAATCGAATCATCAATCCAATTTATTCAACAACATTTTAAAGAGCCAATTACTTTAAATACTGTAGCTGATTCTGTCTATTTAAGCCCTTCCCATTTCAGCAGGTTATTCAAAGAGGAAATGGGAGTTACTTTTGTTGAATATTTGACCGCATTTAGGGTTGAACAATCGAAATCATTATTAAAAATGACTTCCTTGCCCATAGAGGTTATTGCGCACCAAATGGGTTTTACAAGTGCTGGTTACTTTGCCACTATATTCAGAAAAAGTGAAGGCTTCACGCCTTCAAAATATAGAAGTTTATTTGAAAAGGGATGA
- a CDS encoding class I adenylate-forming enzyme family protein, whose product MDLCKVFNYSVERHPNKIAVVDGNKRYTYLELAREVDAVAFSLHSLGMKKSDRVAVLLKNRIEAVVLFWAIQKLGAIFAPINIRQSQEIVHYCLNDLEARFVIYGKVTENLINKNNFTERPLLINIDGNGGDINYHDLIRQPVGDFTPNQVKEDDLSVILYTSGTSGNPKGVPRSHQNEYSASFAHIFQCHYQWHDITLGVMSLNHTMGLRSLISMMMLNGTFVILRDYDPFDAVQLIEQEKINVLYLLPNMFHDIAALLETKRVHFDDLHSIVYAGAPMSPKLIHLCQQVFRPKYFVNHYGSTENYTFTFCDRVIEKPGSVGKPGIHQNIRIIDPDVNRTKSPNDTVPKGEIGEIIVHIGSPESFKGYWNKPESTKRSVKENWYYTGDLGYVDNDGDLFVVGRMDEMIIYAGEKIYPLEVESVLLEHPKVQEVVVTGEPDERWGNVLAAYIVPNDTSLTANELDLFCKRHPKLSNYKRPRKYIFQSSFPKTAGGKILRNKINSIQF is encoded by the coding sequence TTGGATTTATGCAAGGTTTTTAATTATTCTGTTGAAAGACACCCTAATAAAATTGCAGTTGTGGATGGAAATAAAAGGTATACATACTTGGAGCTTGCTAGAGAGGTTGATGCTGTTGCCTTTTCCTTACACAGTCTTGGCATGAAAAAAAGTGACCGAGTGGCTGTGCTCTTAAAAAATCGAATAGAAGCAGTTGTTCTATTCTGGGCAATACAAAAATTAGGGGCTATTTTTGCCCCGATCAATATTAGACAGTCTCAAGAGATTGTTCATTATTGTTTAAATGATTTAGAGGCGAGATTTGTCATCTATGGAAAAGTAACAGAAAATTTAATTAATAAAAATAATTTTACTGAACGCCCCCTTCTTATTAATATCGATGGAAATGGAGGCGATATCAATTATCATGACCTGATAAGGCAGCCAGTAGGAGATTTTACACCAAATCAAGTCAAAGAGGATGATTTATCTGTCATTCTATATACATCCGGAACTTCTGGCAATCCTAAGGGTGTTCCACGTTCCCATCAAAATGAGTATTCTGCTTCATTTGCTCATATCTTTCAATGTCATTATCAGTGGCATGATATTACACTTGGCGTCATGTCCCTCAATCATACTATGGGCTTAAGATCTCTTATTAGTATGATGATGTTAAATGGCACTTTTGTTATTTTACGAGACTATGACCCATTTGATGCTGTTCAATTAATAGAACAAGAGAAAATAAATGTCTTATATTTGCTTCCAAATATGTTCCATGATATTGCTGCCCTGCTTGAAACTAAAAGAGTTCATTTTGATGATCTTCATTCGATCGTTTATGCAGGTGCTCCGATGTCGCCTAAATTAATTCATTTATGCCAGCAAGTTTTTCGTCCCAAATATTTTGTCAACCACTATGGAAGTACGGAAAACTATACCTTTACATTTTGTGATCGTGTAATAGAGAAACCCGGTTCTGTAGGTAAGCCTGGCATCCATCAAAATATTAGAATTATAGATCCAGATGTAAATCGCACGAAATCACCAAATGACACTGTCCCAAAAGGGGAGATAGGAGAAATTATTGTACATATCGGTTCACCAGAATCTTTTAAAGGATATTGGAATAAACCCGAATCAACAAAAAGAAGTGTAAAAGAAAATTGGTATTATACTGGCGACTTAGGCTATGTAGATAATGATGGAGATCTGTTTGTGGTTGGCCGAATGGATGAAATGATCATTTATGCGGGAGAAAAAATTTATCCGCTTGAGGTAGAATCGGTATTATTAGAACATCCAAAAGTTCAGGAAGTAGTAGTGACAGGCGAACCAGATGAAAGATGGGGCAATGTATTGGCGGCTTATATTGTTCCAAATGATACTTCTTTAACAGCGAATGAATTAGACCTATTTTGTAAAAGGCATCCTAAACTATCAAATTATAAAAGACCGAGAAAATACATTTTTCAATCTTCATTTCCAAAAACAGCGGGAGGAAAAATCCTGCGCAATAAAATAAATTCCATTCAGTTTTAA
- a CDS encoding xanthine dehydrogenase family protein molybdopterin-binding subunit → MSYIGKPLKRIEDARLVSGEGIFIDDMSPLPNIHHAAILRSPHAHARIIKIDSEEAEKLPGVIGVVTGHDVAALTRPFPVGVKVPVHYYPIAVDKVRFVGEAVAVVVAKDRYIAEDALALINVEYEALDPVVNIEDALSADSAILHEEVGSNIVNQRFFNYGNVEEAFNHADHVISKKFNFPKVSATPVENYGVIANYTKSEGAYTIWSNFHGPFTLHSVMTAALKVPSNKLRIITPKDIGGSYGIKSGVFPYMVLMGVVSRIVKVPVKWTEDRQEHLMASSSGTDRVTWIEAAVKKDGTILGLKMKYADNVGGYIRAPEPACLYRTHSNSTGAYRIQNVAIEAIAVVTNKSPTGLIRGYGGPQHYFPLERMVQIISDELDLDVIDVIKKNLITKEEFPYQTASGGIYDSGDYHRALNLALESIDYEGFKAKQKEAWKNRKYLGLGFACIVEPSGSNMGYVTLALTPEERAKSLPKSGCSEGATVSIDPQGGITVRISTVPTGQGHETVSAQIVADVLGVDPSTIRVVAELDTLTSPWSVASGSYSSRFAPIGSSAVYQAAHKVKSKLLEIAGQELNEPTDELVFDNGKVILKNNPEKSIPIKRLVGLAHWNPEGLPSGLEPGIHESAFYTLPAAKSPNEFDLVNGSVTYGFVFDAVEVEVDIDTGEVKIIDYTTIHDAGKLLNPNIVEGQIMGGLAHGIGAAMYEELAYDGRGQFLTGSFMDYLCPTATEIPKVTIKHIETPSPLTPLGAKGLGEGNTMSAPVVIANAVTDALKPFNVSIDQLPLSPDRIWSIIQNKKTVNTY, encoded by the coding sequence TTGAGCTATATCGGAAAACCTCTTAAACGAATAGAGGATGCTAGATTAGTATCGGGTGAAGGGATCTTTATTGATGACATGTCACCTCTGCCAAATATTCATCATGCGGCTATCTTGAGAAGTCCACATGCCCATGCAAGGATTATTAAAATCGATTCTGAAGAAGCTGAGAAGCTGCCAGGTGTAATTGGTGTAGTGACTGGCCATGATGTTGCAGCATTGACCCGGCCATTTCCGGTAGGTGTTAAGGTTCCGGTTCATTATTATCCGATTGCTGTTGATAAGGTGCGTTTTGTCGGAGAAGCAGTGGCGGTAGTAGTCGCCAAAGATCGTTATATTGCTGAGGATGCTCTAGCACTAATAAATGTAGAATATGAAGCATTAGATCCGGTTGTCAATATTGAAGATGCTTTATCAGCCGATTCTGCCATTCTTCATGAAGAAGTGGGAAGCAACATTGTCAATCAGCGATTTTTCAATTATGGAAATGTTGAAGAGGCGTTTAATCACGCGGATCACGTTATTAGTAAAAAATTTAATTTCCCAAAGGTTAGCGCCACTCCAGTTGAAAATTATGGGGTGATTGCGAACTATACGAAAAGTGAAGGAGCCTATACCATTTGGTCTAATTTCCATGGTCCTTTCACTCTTCACTCTGTTATGACTGCAGCCTTAAAAGTACCAAGTAATAAGCTTCGAATTATTACACCTAAAGATATAGGCGGAAGCTATGGCATTAAGTCTGGTGTGTTTCCTTACATGGTGCTGATGGGTGTAGTGTCTAGAATCGTAAAGGTACCAGTTAAATGGACTGAGGATCGTCAGGAACATCTGATGGCAAGCTCAAGTGGTACTGATCGTGTGACTTGGATTGAAGCGGCTGTAAAAAAGGATGGAACAATACTTGGATTAAAAATGAAATATGCAGATAATGTTGGCGGATATATCCGGGCACCAGAACCAGCTTGTTTATACAGAACCCATTCAAATTCTACTGGGGCATACCGGATTCAAAATGTAGCAATTGAAGCAATTGCCGTTGTCACCAACAAAAGTCCAACAGGGCTTATAAGAGGATATGGAGGTCCGCAGCACTATTTCCCGCTTGAGCGCATGGTCCAAATTATTTCGGATGAACTAGATCTCGATGTAATCGATGTTATCAAGAAAAATCTGATCACAAAAGAAGAATTCCCATATCAAACCGCATCAGGAGGAATTTATGATAGCGGCGATTATCACAGAGCCTTAAATCTTGCTCTTGAATCCATTGATTATGAAGGGTTTAAAGCAAAGCAAAAAGAGGCATGGAAAAATCGAAAATATTTAGGGTTAGGATTTGCTTGTATTGTTGAACCATCTGGTTCCAATATGGGATACGTTACGCTTGCATTAACACCAGAAGAAAGAGCGAAATCCTTACCGAAATCAGGATGCTCTGAAGGGGCGACCGTATCTATAGATCCACAGGGAGGAATAACCGTTCGGATTAGTACGGTTCCAACAGGTCAGGGCCATGAAACCGTTTCTGCTCAAATTGTTGCAGATGTTCTCGGTGTAGATCCTTCCACAATTCGGGTGGTTGCTGAATTAGACACATTAACAAGCCCTTGGTCCGTAGCATCTGGAAGTTATTCCAGCAGATTTGCGCCAATTGGATCAAGTGCAGTTTATCAAGCTGCTCACAAAGTGAAATCGAAGCTGCTTGAAATCGCCGGGCAGGAGCTAAACGAACCTACAGATGAGCTAGTCTTTGATAATGGAAAAGTAATATTAAAAAATAATCCTGAAAAAAGTATACCGATTAAAAGATTAGTAGGTTTAGCCCATTGGAACCCAGAGGGGCTTCCTAGTGGTTTAGAGCCAGGAATTCATGAATCTGCCTTTTATACTTTGCCAGCAGCAAAGTCACCGAATGAATTTGATTTAGTAAATGGTTCCGTCACATACGGATTTGTCTTTGATGCCGTTGAAGTTGAGGTGGATATTGATACAGGTGAAGTGAAAATAATAGACTATACGACTATTCATGATGCTGGTAAGCTATTAAATCCAAATATTGTTGAGGGTCAGATTATGGGTGGTTTAGCACATGGAATTGGTGCTGCTATGTATGAGGAGCTTGCCTATGATGGTCGGGGTCAGTTTTTGACAGGAAGCTTTATGGATTATTTATGTCCTACAGCAACTGAAATTCCTAAAGTGACTATTAAGCATATTGAAACACCATCGCCATTAACGCCACTAGGTGCAAAGGGGTTGGGTGAAGGAAATACGATGAGTGCCCCTGTTGTAATTGCAAATGCTGTGACTGATGCTTTAAAACCTTTTAACGTATCCATTGACCAGCTTCCGCTATCACCGGATCGGATTTGGTCAATCATTCAAAATAAAAAAACGGTCAATACTTACTAG
- a CDS encoding XdhC/CoxI family protein has translation MIITELKKCIQNNQKAILATIIDKKGSSYRQVGAKSLILLDGTTFGVLSGGCIEQDLFEHAKEVFETGEPKEVIYDLRNDDQTPWGLGVGCNGVITIWLTLINPIENRREAEKMLDVFTRQYVSNGAFTIGTVITSDNQELIQPGYILDTKEMDFVHNPMNKLNGILKNQILTIDEKALELTIFLETITPAPSIVIFGAGPDALSLTNQLKLLNWHVTMVDHRPGYLNEENFPNVDEMILVPPREFPNDLYLNNSYTVIMTHHYEQDLIFLKGLIQMEPAYIGLLGPKRRYENIKSDLLREGVLIPQNILDKIHTPIGLDIGSETPEEIALSIAAEIMSFKNKGSYQPLKWKRGSIHQPSLEYQNCKLKEFV, from the coding sequence TTGATTATCACTGAATTAAAGAAGTGCATTCAAAATAATCAAAAAGCAATCCTTGCAACCATTATTGATAAAAAGGGATCATCCTATCGCCAAGTTGGTGCAAAAAGTCTCATTCTATTAGATGGAACTACCTTTGGGGTTCTTAGCGGCGGATGTATTGAACAAGATCTGTTTGAACATGCAAAGGAAGTTTTTGAAACAGGTGAACCAAAGGAAGTTATTTATGACTTGCGTAATGACGATCAAACACCTTGGGGATTAGGTGTGGGGTGTAATGGTGTCATTACAATCTGGCTAACACTCATAAACCCTATCGAAAATAGGAGAGAAGCAGAGAAAATGCTGGATGTTTTTACACGGCAATATGTAAGTAACGGAGCTTTCACAATAGGAACTGTCATAACCTCTGATAACCAAGAATTGATTCAGCCTGGATATATTTTGGACACGAAGGAGATGGATTTTGTCCATAATCCAATGAATAAATTAAATGGAATTTTAAAAAATCAAATTTTGACAATTGATGAAAAAGCTTTAGAGCTGACTATATTTTTGGAAACGATTACACCAGCACCAAGCATTGTGATCTTTGGAGCCGGACCAGACGCATTGTCATTAACTAATCAACTGAAACTGTTAAATTGGCATGTTACGATGGTCGATCATCGTCCAGGTTATTTAAATGAAGAGAACTTTCCGAATGTAGATGAAATGATACTTGTTCCACCTCGGGAGTTTCCAAACGATCTCTATCTAAATAATTCTTATACCGTTATTATGACTCATCATTATGAACAGGATCTTATATTTCTCAAAGGATTGATTCAGATGGAGCCTGCTTATATCGGATTATTAGGTCCAAAGAGAAGGTATGAGAATATAAAGAGTGATCTGCTGAGGGAAGGGGTTCTAATCCCGCAGAATATTCTAGATAAGATACATACCCCGATTGGGCTTGATATTGGGTCTGAGACGCCTGAAGAAATCGCATTAAGTATTGCTGCCGAAATTATGAGTTTTAAAAATAAGGGAAGTTATCAGCCCTTAAAGTGGAAAAGAGGTTCTATTCATCAGCCGAGCCTCGAATATCAAAATTGTAAATTAAAAGAGTTCGTTTGA
- a CDS encoding xanthine dehydrogenase family protein subunit M yields MKPATFDYHCPSNLEEAVKLLNEFGSEGKIIAGGQSFIPILNMRMSEPGCLIDINQVTELKGIRIEDGVVKIGALTTQRELEQHEDIRKHIPLLVEAAQYIGHVQTRNRGTVGGSVAHADPSAELPLSFLALDSEIVITSADGSRTTSINDFFITYLTTELMPEEILTEIHVPLSQPAGYAFEEFSRRHGDFALVAAACLLSVDDAGIIDQARIVLGGVDAVPLLAEDAMEYLIGKTLTEDILEKTVEIAVNDADPDADLHASKEYRLQLTKVMTRKALLKAYNRGLGKEG; encoded by the coding sequence ATGAAGCCGGCAACATTTGATTACCATTGTCCTTCGAATTTAGAAGAGGCTGTCAAGCTATTAAATGAGTTTGGCAGCGAAGGGAAAATTATTGCTGGGGGACAAAGTTTTATCCCCATTTTAAATATGAGAATGTCTGAGCCGGGGTGTCTAATTGACATTAACCAAGTAACAGAGCTGAAGGGAATTCGGATAGAAGATGGGGTTGTCAAAATTGGTGCCCTTACCACCCAAAGAGAACTGGAGCAGCATGAGGATATAAGAAAGCATATCCCCCTGCTTGTAGAGGCGGCTCAATATATTGGCCACGTTCAAACGAGAAACAGAGGAACAGTTGGAGGCAGTGTTGCCCATGCAGATCCTAGTGCAGAGCTGCCGCTATCTTTCTTGGCTTTGGATTCTGAAATTGTGATTACTAGCGCCGATGGAAGCAGGACTACAAGTATTAACGACTTTTTTATTACCTATTTAACAACAGAGCTTATGCCGGAGGAAATTTTAACAGAGATACATGTCCCGTTATCTCAGCCTGCGGGCTACGCATTCGAGGAATTTAGCAGAAGACATGGTGATTTTGCTTTAGTTGCAGCCGCCTGCTTACTCTCAGTTGATGATGCGGGCATTATCGATCAAGCAAGGATTGTATTAGGGGGCGTTGATGCTGTTCCTCTGTTAGCAGAAGATGCAATGGAATATTTAATAGGAAAAACTCTTACAGAAGATATTTTAGAAAAAACAGTGGAAATAGCTGTCAATGATGCAGATCCAGATGCTGACTTGCATGCCTCAAAGGAATATAGACTTCAATTAACAAAGGTAATGACAAGAAAAGCGCTGTTAAAAGCTTATAATCGCGGGTTAGGAAAGGAGGGCTAA
- a CDS encoding GNAT family N-acetyltransferase produces MEKYQNEFQSNDSFTYGAFEKGELVGIITLYKEKFYKLSHRAHIGAMYVSDSIRGLGIGKALMGEAIEKAKNIEGLEQVYLAVVSTNESAKKLYTSLGFEVFGTEKKGLRLKNNIYFDVDFMIMYL; encoded by the coding sequence ATTGAAAAATATCAAAACGAGTTTCAATCGAACGACTCTTTTACTTACGGAGCTTTTGAGAAGGGAGAACTGGTTGGAATCATTACTTTATATAAAGAAAAGTTTTATAAACTAAGCCATAGGGCACATATTGGAGCAATGTATGTTTCTGATTCCATAAGAGGTTTAGGAATTGGGAAGGCTTTAATGGGAGAAGCAATAGAGAAAGCAAAAAATATAGAAGGGTTGGAACAGGTATATTTAGCGGTTGTTTCAACAAATGAATCAGCAAAAAAACTTTATACCTCATTGGGATTTGAAGTTTTTGGTACAGAGAAAAAAGGTTTAAGGCTGAAAAATAATATTTATTTTGATGTAGACTTTATGATTATGTATTTATAA